From Paucibacter aquatile, the proteins below share one genomic window:
- the murC gene encoding UDP-N-acetylmuramate--L-alanine ligase, with protein MKHALQRIHFVGIGGAGMSGIAEILQAQGYRVSGSDQSDSATLQRLASLGLRVQIGHAAEHIGDAQVVVTSTAVRADNPEVLAARARHIPVVQRAVMLAELMRQQKGIAIAGTHGKTTTTSLVTDVLIEAGQDPSFVIGGKLASAGANSRLGRGEFIVVEADESDASFLKLLPMLAVVTNIDADHMDTYGHDFARLKLAFVDFLHRMPFYGAAVMCADDAGVRSILPLLSRPVVTYGFDEDLDVRAVDMQALAGGGMRFTVQRQGRPDLPVVLNLAGRHNVLNALAAIAVADELELPDAPVLAALAKFGGVGRRFQRYGELPAAGGGQFSLVDDYGHHPVEMAAVLSAARGAFPGRRLVLAFQPHRYTRTRDCFAEFVRVIAGFDAVLLTEVYAAGEGVIAGADGRALLSALQKTSLAEAVSFVDDVAALPQAIAAAARADDVVIVMGAGSIGAVPAQTVTFLKGVQP; from the coding sequence ATGAAACACGCTTTGCAACGCATTCACTTCGTAGGCATCGGCGGCGCCGGCATGAGCGGCATTGCCGAGATCTTGCAGGCCCAGGGCTACCGCGTCTCGGGCTCGGACCAGTCCGACAGCGCCACCTTGCAGCGCCTGGCCAGCTTGGGTCTTCGCGTGCAGATCGGCCATGCGGCCGAGCACATCGGCGATGCCCAGGTGGTGGTCACCTCCACGGCCGTGCGCGCCGATAACCCCGAGGTGCTGGCCGCACGCGCGCGCCACATCCCGGTGGTGCAGCGCGCCGTCATGCTGGCCGAGCTGATGCGCCAGCAAAAAGGCATCGCCATCGCCGGCACCCATGGCAAGACCACGACCACCTCCCTGGTCACCGATGTGCTGATCGAGGCCGGCCAGGACCCGAGCTTTGTGATCGGCGGCAAGCTGGCCAGCGCGGGCGCCAACTCGCGCCTGGGCCGGGGCGAGTTCATCGTCGTCGAGGCCGATGAGTCGGACGCCTCCTTCCTCAAGCTGCTGCCCATGCTGGCCGTCGTCACCAATATCGACGCCGACCACATGGATACCTACGGCCATGACTTCGCCCGCCTGAAGCTGGCTTTCGTCGATTTCCTGCACCGCATGCCTTTTTACGGCGCGGCGGTGATGTGCGCCGACGATGCCGGCGTGCGCTCCATCCTGCCGCTGCTCTCGCGCCCGGTGGTGACCTACGGCTTCGACGAAGACCTCGATGTGCGCGCGGTCGACATGCAAGCCCTGGCTGGCGGCGGCATGCGCTTCACCGTGCAGCGCCAGGGTCGGCCCGACCTGCCGGTGGTGCTGAATCTGGCGGGGCGGCATAACGTCTTGAATGCACTGGCCGCGATCGCCGTGGCCGACGAGCTGGAGCTACCGGACGCGCCGGTGCTGGCTGCGCTGGCCAAGTTCGGCGGCGTGGGCCGGCGTTTCCAGCGCTACGGCGAACTGCCGGCAGCGGGGGGCGGCCAGTTCAGCCTGGTCGATGACTACGGCCACCATCCGGTGGAGATGGCGGCGGTGCTGTCGGCCGCGCGCGGCGCCTTTCCGGGCCGCCGACTGGTGTTGGCCTTCCAGCCGCACCGCTACACCCGCACCCGCGACTGCTTCGCAGAGTTCGTGCGTGTGATCGCCGGCTTCGACGCTGTGCTGCTGACCGAGGTCTACGCCGCTGGTGAGGGCGTGATCGCCGGCGCCGATGGCCGCGCGCTGCTGTCCGCGCTGCAGAAGACCTCGCTGGCCGAGGCCGTGAGTTTTGTCGACGACGTCGCCGCCCTGCCGCAGGCCATTGCCGCGGCGGCGCGCGCCGACGACGTTGTGATCGTGATGGGCGCTGGCTCCATCGGTGCCGTGCCGGCACAAACCGTGACTTTTTTGAAGGGTGTCCAGCCATGA
- the lpxC gene encoding UDP-3-O-acyl-N-acetylglucosamine deacetylase, with amino-acid sequence MLKQRTLKALTKAVGVGIHSGQRVELVLRPAAPDTGIVFRRVDLSNPVDIPVRPDTVCDTRMATTISPGGDPGAPKVQTIEHLLSACAGLGLDNLYVDINADEVPILDGSAASFVYLLQSAGIEQQNAAKKFLRVKKTVEVRQGEGKRLMWAKLEPHHGYTLSFQIEFDNPAVSATGQHYVFDMGSGQYKKEIARARTFGMTSDIELMRSRGLTLGGSMDNAIVVDDYRVLNADGLRYDDEFVKHKILDAIGDMQVAGYPLLAAYTSFKGGHALNNKLVRALLADAEAYEIVTFEDAARAPQGFAQLAPAW; translated from the coding sequence ATGCTGAAACAAAGAACCCTGAAGGCGCTGACCAAGGCGGTCGGCGTCGGCATCCACAGCGGCCAGCGCGTGGAGCTGGTGTTGCGCCCGGCGGCCCCCGACACCGGCATCGTGTTTCGTCGGGTCGATCTGAGCAACCCGGTGGACATCCCGGTGCGCCCGGACACGGTCTGTGACACCCGCATGGCCACCACCATCAGCCCCGGCGGCGACCCCGGCGCGCCCAAGGTGCAGACGATTGAGCACCTGCTCTCGGCCTGCGCGGGCCTGGGCCTGGACAATCTGTACGTGGACATCAACGCCGACGAGGTGCCCATCCTCGACGGCTCGGCCGCCAGCTTTGTCTACCTGCTGCAAAGCGCCGGCATCGAGCAGCAGAACGCGGCCAAGAAGTTTCTGCGGGTGAAAAAGACGGTGGAAGTCCGCCAGGGCGAAGGCAAGCGCCTGATGTGGGCCAAGCTGGAGCCGCACCACGGCTACACCCTGAGCTTCCAGATCGAGTTCGACAACCCGGCGGTGTCGGCCACCGGCCAGCACTATGTCTTCGACATGGGCTCGGGCCAGTACAAGAAGGAAATCGCCCGCGCCCGCACCTTCGGCATGACCAGCGACATCGAGCTGATGCGCAGCCGCGGCCTGACCCTGGGCGGCTCCATGGACAACGCCATCGTCGTGGACGACTACCGCGTGCTCAATGCCGACGGCTTGCGCTACGACGACGAGTTCGTCAAACACAAGATCCTCGATGCCATCGGCGATATGCAGGTCGCCGGCTATCCTCTGCTGGCCGCCTACACCTCCTTCAAAGGCGGCCATGCGCTCAACAACAAGCTGGTGCGCGCCTTGCTGGCCGATGCCGAGGCCTACGAGATCGTCACCTTTGAAGACGCGGCACGCGCGCCGCAAGGATTTGCCCAGCTGGCTCCGGCCTGGTGA
- a CDS encoding D-alanine--D-alanine ligase, translating to MKLDLNIDPRSLGKVAVLMGGSSAEREVSLTMSGPGVLKALRSQGVDAHGFDPSERPLQVLKDEGFERCFIALHGRHGEDGTVQGALELLGIPYTGSGVMASSIAIDKIMTKRLWLADGLPTPRYVKLKKSEISRENCMAIPDELGLPVFVKPPHEGSTIGSSKVEGYSQMQEAVELAARYDDEILCEEFIDGPELTCPVLGEGDTAVALPVVQIEAVGGNYDYQNKYFTDTTRYLTDTLSVELEREVRELTLAAYRSLGCRGWARADVMLRKRDNKPFLLEINTSPGMTSHSLVPVSAKAAGISYEQLCMWVLSQARLDGQVPSKQG from the coding sequence ATGAAACTGGATCTGAATATCGATCCCCGTTCGCTGGGGAAAGTGGCCGTGCTGATGGGCGGCTCGTCGGCCGAGCGCGAGGTCTCGCTGACCATGTCGGGCCCGGGCGTGCTCAAGGCCTTGCGTTCGCAAGGCGTGGATGCGCATGGATTCGATCCGTCCGAGCGTCCGCTGCAAGTGCTCAAGGACGAGGGCTTCGAGCGTTGCTTCATCGCCTTGCATGGCCGCCATGGGGAAGACGGCACGGTGCAGGGTGCACTGGAGCTGCTGGGCATCCCCTACACCGGCTCGGGCGTGATGGCCTCCAGCATCGCCATCGACAAGATCATGACCAAGCGCTTGTGGCTGGCCGATGGCTTGCCCACGCCGCGCTATGTCAAGCTCAAGAAGAGCGAGATCAGCCGCGAGAACTGCATGGCCATCCCCGACGAGCTGGGTCTGCCGGTCTTCGTCAAGCCGCCGCACGAGGGCTCGACCATCGGCAGCAGCAAGGTCGAGGGCTATTCGCAGATGCAAGAAGCGGTCGAGCTGGCCGCGCGCTACGACGACGAGATCCTCTGCGAGGAGTTCATCGACGGCCCCGAGCTCACCTGCCCGGTGCTCGGTGAGGGCGACACCGCCGTGGCCCTGCCGGTGGTGCAGATCGAAGCGGTCGGCGGCAACTACGACTACCAGAACAAGTACTTCACCGACACCACCCGCTACCTGACCGACACCCTGAGCGTCGAGCTCGAGCGCGAGGTGCGCGAGCTGACCCTGGCCGCCTACCGCTCGCTGGGCTGCCGTGGCTGGGCGCGCGCCGACGTGATGCTGCGCAAGCGCGACAACAAGCCCTTTCTGCTCGAGATCAACACCTCGCCCGGCATGACCTCGCATTCCCTGGTGCCCGTTTCGGCCAAGGCCGCTGGCATCAGCTACGAGCAGCTGTGCATGTGGGTGCTGTCTCAAGCTCGCCTGGACGGCCAGGTGCCGAGCAAGCAGGGCTGA
- the murG gene encoding undecaprenyldiphospho-muramoylpentapeptide beta-N-acetylglucosaminyltransferase, with product MSTKHLVIMAAGTGGHIIPGLAVAEEMKRRGWSVSWMGTELGMENKLVPPTGIPLDRLAFAGLRGKGLLHTVKGVFKLAQAFVQSRQVFVTRSADAVLGMGGYVCFPGGLMAWLMRRPLMLVNADAAMLLSNQSLKPMAQTIAFGFDGAAAASTSKAVVTGNPVRAEIEALAPPAQRYAGRSGPLRLLVVGGSLGARAINDLLPKALALWPADQPRPQVIHQTGQANLAAVQAAYKAAGVQADIRPFIDDMAGELAAADVMLCRAGAVTVSEICAAGLASVLVPLVVSTTSHQRDNARFMAQHGAAVHLPQDEMTAESLQQLLQNLDREQLLAMADKARALARPRAASRVADEIEKMTGARP from the coding sequence ATGAGCACCAAGCATCTGGTGATCATGGCAGCCGGCACCGGCGGCCACATCATCCCGGGCCTGGCTGTGGCCGAGGAGATGAAGCGCCGCGGCTGGAGCGTCAGCTGGATGGGCACCGAGCTCGGCATGGAAAACAAGCTGGTACCGCCCACCGGCATCCCGCTCGATCGCCTGGCCTTTGCCGGTCTGCGCGGCAAGGGGCTGCTGCACACGGTCAAGGGCGTGTTCAAGCTGGCACAGGCTTTTGTGCAGAGTCGTCAGGTGTTCGTGACGCGCAGCGCTGATGCGGTGCTGGGCATGGGCGGTTATGTCTGCTTTCCCGGTGGCTTGATGGCCTGGTTGATGCGCCGGCCCCTGATGCTGGTCAATGCCGATGCGGCCATGCTGCTGAGCAACCAGAGCCTCAAGCCCATGGCCCAGACCATTGCCTTTGGCTTTGACGGCGCGGCCGCGGCCTCGACGAGCAAGGCCGTGGTCACCGGCAACCCAGTGCGTGCCGAGATCGAAGCCCTGGCGCCGCCGGCCCAGCGCTATGCCGGCCGCAGCGGCCCGTTGCGCCTGCTGGTGGTGGGGGGCTCGCTGGGCGCACGCGCCATCAACGATCTGCTGCCCAAGGCCCTGGCCCTGTGGCCGGCCGATCAGCCGCGCCCGCAGGTGATCCATCAAACCGGTCAGGCCAATCTGGCGGCGGTGCAGGCGGCTTACAAGGCGGCCGGCGTGCAAGCCGACATCCGGCCCTTCATCGATGACATGGCGGGTGAGCTCGCTGCGGCCGATGTGATGCTGTGCCGCGCCGGTGCGGTGACGGTCAGCGAAATCTGCGCCGCCGGCCTGGCCTCGGTGCTGGTGCCTCTGGTGGTGAGCACCACCTCGCACCAGCGCGACAACGCCCGCTTCATGGCCCAGCATGGCGCGGCCGTGCACCTGCCGCAAGACGAGATGACGGCTGAATCTCTGCAGCAGCTGTTGCAAAACCTGGACCGCGAGCAACTGCTGGCCATGGCCGACAAGGCCCGTGCTCTGGCACGGCCGCGCGCCGCCTCGCGGGTGGCCGATGAGATTGAAAAGATGACAGGGGCCCGCCCATGA
- a CDS encoding sensor histidine kinase, protein MPPLLVFSSFWRRIERLGSVSALGLRMRLLRALWLGLTGVCLILPAQAQVQALALEDLPPSAGGEQAHSAELAVSVWSRADVEAWWAALRSMEGTHATLPARLQPPADPAAWATVSLPDVRARTASAASATPGMPREYEMRWYRLRYAPPQGRWPTSVALYTPRLVSMAAAVLVKTDEGWRQVFDNQYGAREQWVRPLWALFPPALTELHHDRSIELVVAVPVVRHSFYSVSTVWLGSREQLESLPRKRWMLQIGVPQAISLTLVALGMFSLALWVRRRSEPAYLLFALASVAWLVRNLHYHLNLPRTPLGLEWFWWMTHASMSWVMLLTFLFALRFARRQFPRLERGVALLVAAGTVLTMPLWGLSLDPVLQQSINALVSVAGTVFVAVVALREGSRELRLIALSLALSLALGVHDVILLAGWAWPQHIYLMPYATLIIVASFLYAVQRRYIGALEEVEQLNAHQAQRLQQQSDELLAQHERLREAERQQALLLERQRLMQDMHDGLGSSLLSAMVAVEQGRMEQDKVVEVLRECVDDLRLVIDSLEPVGHDLVSLLATMRYRLGKRLQIGGLSLEWDVQDLPPLTWLEPPDALHVLRLLQEALTNALKHARATRVRMVTRNQGSHVEIRVEDDGDGFDLATAQRGRGLKSQQRRAQRLGGSLKIESSPGQGTRLSLRLPVQRTATAEAPAAPGQQAAP, encoded by the coding sequence ATGCCCCCACTGCTTGTGTTTTCGTCCTTCTGGCGCCGCATCGAGCGGCTGGGCTCCGTGTCGGCCCTGGGTCTGCGCATGCGGTTGCTGCGCGCCCTCTGGCTGGGTCTGACCGGGGTCTGTCTGATCTTGCCTGCACAGGCGCAGGTGCAAGCCCTGGCGCTCGAAGACCTGCCGCCGAGCGCCGGTGGCGAACAGGCGCACAGCGCCGAGTTGGCGGTCAGTGTGTGGAGCCGCGCCGATGTAGAGGCCTGGTGGGCGGCGTTGCGTTCGATGGAGGGCACGCACGCCACGCTGCCTGCGCGCCTGCAGCCGCCTGCCGATCCCGCCGCTTGGGCCACGGTGTCCCTGCCCGATGTGCGCGCCCGCACGGCCAGCGCTGCCTCGGCCACGCCCGGCATGCCGCGCGAGTACGAGATGCGCTGGTACCGGCTGCGCTATGCCCCCCCGCAGGGGCGCTGGCCCACCAGCGTTGCGCTCTACACCCCGCGCCTGGTGTCCATGGCCGCGGCGGTGCTGGTCAAGACCGATGAGGGTTGGCGTCAGGTCTTCGACAACCAGTACGGCGCGCGCGAGCAATGGGTGCGCCCCTTGTGGGCCCTGTTCCCGCCGGCCCTGACCGAGCTGCACCACGACCGCAGCATCGAGCTGGTGGTGGCCGTGCCGGTGGTGCGCCACAGTTTCTACTCGGTCTCCACCGTCTGGCTGGGTTCGCGCGAGCAGCTGGAAAGCCTGCCGCGCAAGCGCTGGATGCTGCAGATCGGCGTGCCGCAGGCCATCAGCCTGACCCTGGTGGCCTTGGGCATGTTCTCGCTGGCGCTGTGGGTGCGCCGGCGTTCGGAGCCCGCCTATCTGCTGTTTGCCTTGGCCTCGGTGGCCTGGCTGGTGCGCAATCTGCATTACCACCTGAACCTGCCGCGCACGCCTCTGGGACTGGAGTGGTTCTGGTGGATGACGCATGCCTCCATGTCCTGGGTGATGCTGCTGACCTTCTTGTTTGCCCTGCGCTTCGCGCGACGGCAGTTTCCCCGCCTCGAGCGCGGTGTCGCCTTGCTGGTGGCCGCGGGCACGGTGCTGACCATGCCGCTCTGGGGCTTGTCACTGGACCCGGTTTTGCAGCAATCCATCAATGCCTTGGTCAGCGTGGCTGGCACGGTCTTCGTGGCCGTGGTGGCTTTGCGCGAAGGCAGCCGAGAACTTCGCCTGATTGCCCTCAGCCTGGCGCTCAGTCTCGCCCTGGGCGTGCACGATGTGATCCTGCTGGCCGGCTGGGCCTGGCCCCAGCACATCTATCTGATGCCCTACGCCACCTTGATCATCGTGGCCAGCTTTCTCTACGCGGTGCAGCGCCGCTACATCGGTGCGCTGGAAGAGGTGGAGCAGCTCAATGCGCATCAGGCCCAGCGCCTGCAGCAGCAGAGCGATGAGCTGCTGGCCCAGCACGAGCGCCTGCGCGAGGCCGAGCGCCAGCAGGCCTTGCTGCTGGAGCGCCAACGTCTGATGCAGGACATGCACGATGGACTGGGTTCGTCCCTGCTCTCGGCCATGGTGGCGGTAGAGCAGGGCCGCATGGAGCAGGACAAGGTGGTCGAGGTGCTGCGCGAATGCGTGGACGATTTGCGCCTGGTCATCGATTCGCTGGAGCCGGTCGGCCATGACTTGGTGTCGCTGCTGGCCACCATGCGTTACCGCCTGGGCAAGCGCCTGCAGATCGGTGGCCTGAGCCTGGAGTGGGATGTGCAAGACCTGCCCCCACTGACCTGGCTGGAGCCGCCCGACGCCCTGCATGTGCTGCGTTTGCTGCAGGAGGCATTGACCAATGCACTCAAGCATGCGCGGGCCACGCGTGTGCGCATGGTCACCCGCAACCAGGGCAGCCATGTCGAGATCCGGGTCGAGGACGACGGTGACGGTTTCGATCTCGCCACGGCACAGCGCGGCCGCGGCCTGAAAAGCCAGCAGCGCCGTGCTCAGCGCCTGGGCGGTTCGCTGAAGATCGAGTCCAGCCCAGGGCAGGGCACACGCTTGAGCTTGCGCCTCCCGGTGCAGCGCACTGCCACGGCTGAGGCCCCAGCAGCCCCAGGCCAGCAAGCCGCGCCCTGA
- the ftsZ gene encoding cell division protein FtsZ: MAIEMIEEFDQGTQIKVIGVGGGGGNAVDHMIAQGVMGVEFICANTDAQALNRSKADQLLQLGSTGLGAGAKPEMGKAAAEEAEARIRESIQGAHMLFITAGMGGGTGTGAAPVIARVAKDMGILTVGVVTKPFEFEGGRRSKAADAGLAELEANVDSLIVVLNDKLLDVLGDDVTQDQAFAHANDVLKNAVGGISDIIHIPGLVNVDFEDVKTVMSEPGKAMMGTAQASGPDRAAKAAEAAVACPLLEGIDLSGARGVLVLIAASRANFKLSESRNAMNAIKRYASDDAHVIYGTAYDESLGDALRVTVIATGLSSQRARQQPPLQVVQQTAQTQLRTGTYDVPVLTDHVKMQQGAATVAQAGGAALGGMGGISTGVASGLGADLGGSHSVWRHGRMAAATKVEALSSNGMDEIEIPAFLRKQAD; this comes from the coding sequence ATGGCGATCGAGATGATCGAAGAGTTTGACCAAGGCACCCAAATCAAGGTGATTGGTGTTGGCGGCGGCGGCGGCAACGCGGTGGACCACATGATCGCGCAGGGCGTGATGGGTGTGGAATTCATCTGCGCCAATACCGATGCCCAAGCCCTGAACCGATCCAAGGCGGACCAGCTCCTGCAGCTGGGCAGCACCGGCCTCGGCGCCGGCGCCAAGCCTGAAATGGGTAAAGCTGCAGCGGAAGAAGCCGAAGCACGCATCCGCGAGTCCATCCAGGGCGCGCACATGCTCTTCATCACCGCCGGCATGGGCGGTGGCACCGGCACCGGCGCCGCCCCCGTGATCGCTCGCGTGGCCAAGGACATGGGCATCCTGACCGTCGGCGTGGTGACCAAGCCCTTCGAGTTCGAAGGTGGCCGTCGCTCCAAGGCGGCTGACGCCGGCCTGGCCGAGCTGGAAGCCAATGTCGACTCGCTGATCGTTGTGCTGAACGACAAGCTGCTCGATGTGCTGGGTGACGATGTCACGCAAGATCAAGCCTTCGCGCATGCCAATGACGTGCTGAAGAATGCGGTGGGCGGTATCTCCGACATCATCCACATCCCCGGCCTGGTCAACGTCGACTTCGAAGACGTCAAGACGGTGATGAGCGAACCCGGCAAGGCCATGATGGGCACGGCGCAAGCCAGCGGCCCGGATCGCGCCGCCAAGGCCGCCGAAGCGGCCGTGGCTTGCCCGCTGCTGGAAGGCATCGATCTGTCCGGCGCGCGTGGCGTGCTGGTGCTGATCGCGGCCAGCCGCGCCAACTTCAAGCTGAGCGAGTCCCGCAACGCGATGAACGCCATCAAGCGTTACGCCTCGGACGACGCCCATGTCATCTACGGCACGGCCTACGACGAATCGCTGGGCGACGCCCTGCGCGTGACCGTGATCGCCACCGGCCTGTCTTCGCAGCGTGCCCGCCAGCAGCCGCCGCTGCAGGTGGTGCAGCAGACGGCACAAACGCAGCTGCGCACCGGGACTTATGACGTGCCGGTCCTGACCGACCACGTCAAGATGCAGCAAGGCGCTGCCACCGTGGCGCAAGCCGGCGGTGCCGCGCTCGGCGGTATGGGTGGCATCAGCACCGGCGTGGCCTCGGGCCTGGGTGCCGATCTGGGCGGCTCGCACAGCGTCTGGCGCCATGGCCGCATGGCTGCGGCCACCAAGGTTGAAGCCCTGTCCTCCAATGGCATGGACGAGATCGAGATCCCGGCCTTCCTGCGCAAGCAAGCCGACTGA
- the ftsA gene encoding cell division protein FtsA: MAKEYKDLVVGLDIGTAKIMAVVAEVLGNGELRIAGLGVASSNGLKRGVVVNIDATVQSIQQALKEAEMMADCKISRVYTGITGSHIRGQNSTGMVIVRDKEVTPVDVARVVETAKAINIPNDQRLLLVEPQEFVIDGHEVKEPIGMSGGRLEVKVHIVTGAQSAAENIVKCVRRCGLEVDQLVLNSSASSLAALTADERDLGVALVDIGAGTTDVAIFTGGSIRHTAVIPIAGDLITSDIAMALRTPTKDAEEIKVEYGVAKQMLADPADQVEVPGLGDRAPRMLSKQALAGVIEPRVEEIFSLVNQVIRESGYEELLSSGIVLTGGSAVMPGMVELAEDIFLKPVRRGNPTYGGALFDMVSNPRSATVMGLLEEARLSRTRGLKAAQQAGSMKTLFGRAKDWFLGNF; encoded by the coding sequence ATGGCCAAGGAATACAAGGATTTGGTCGTTGGGCTCGATATCGGCACGGCCAAGATCATGGCCGTGGTGGCCGAGGTGCTGGGCAATGGTGAATTGCGCATCGCCGGCCTTGGCGTGGCCAGCTCGAATGGTTTGAAACGCGGTGTGGTGGTCAATATCGACGCCACCGTGCAATCGATCCAGCAGGCCTTGAAAGAGGCCGAAATGATGGCCGACTGCAAGATTTCCCGGGTTTACACCGGCATCACCGGCAGCCATATCCGCGGCCAGAATTCCACCGGCATGGTGATCGTGCGTGACAAGGAGGTGACGCCGGTCGATGTCGCCCGGGTCGTGGAAACCGCCAAAGCCATCAATATTCCCAACGACCAGCGCCTGTTGCTGGTCGAGCCGCAGGAATTCGTGATTGACGGCCATGAGGTCAAAGAACCCATTGGCATGAGCGGTGGCCGCCTGGAAGTGAAGGTCCATATCGTCACCGGCGCCCAAAGCGCGGCCGAAAACATCGTCAAGTGCGTGCGCCGTTGCGGCCTGGAAGTGGACCAGCTGGTTTTGAATTCCAGCGCCTCCAGCCTGGCCGCCCTGACCGCCGACGAACGCGATCTCGGAGTCGCCCTGGTCGATATTGGCGCCGGCACCACCGATGTGGCGATCTTCACCGGCGGCTCGATCCGCCATACCGCCGTCATCCCCATCGCCGGTGACCTGATCACCAGCGATATCGCCATGGCCCTGCGCACGCCGACCAAGGATGCCGAGGAAATCAAGGTCGAGTATGGCGTCGCGAAACAGATGCTGGCCGACCCGGCCGACCAGGTCGAGGTACCCGGTTTGGGCGATCGCGCGCCCCGAATGCTTTCAAAACAAGCACTTGCCGGCGTTATTGAACCCAGAGTCGAGGAAATATTCTCGCTGGTGAATCAGGTCATCCGCGAAAGCGGGTATGAGGAACTGCTGTCCTCGGGGATTGTTCTGACCGGCGGATCGGCGGTCATGCCCGGTATGGTGGAACTCGCCGAGGACATATTCCTGAAACCCGTGCGACGTGGCAACCCGACCTATGGCGGTGCTTTGTTCGACATGGTTTCCAACCCGCGTTCGGCCACCGTCATGGGTTTGCTGGAAGAGGCCCGCCTGTCACGCACCCGGGGTTTGAAGGCGGCGCAGCAGGCTGGTTCGATGAAAACCCTGTTCGGCCGGGCCAAGGATTGGTTCCTGGGTAACTTCTGA
- a CDS encoding cell division protein FtsQ/DivIB has protein sequence MRAASATVSSPLPPDIRLMNAVTAVLLLGALLLAAGLSLRWVSRLPVFAIRAIQVEGDVSRNSAASLRANALPQLSGSFLSMSLQQGREAFEAVPWVRRAVVQRVWPNQLKVQLEEHKPAAYWETKAEGADANSDATVERRLVNSFGEVFQANLGDVEDEDLPVLAGPAGTAASMLHMWQRLQQASRAMDDSIDRLDLSGRGSWRITLDKGAVIELGRGEEDEVLARYAQLVRTVTQLTSRFQAPLLSADLRHADGYAVRLQGYSTVAKPVKSNKPAVAAAKPAAAGAGTIRN, from the coding sequence ATGCGCGCCGCCTCCGCCACCGTCAGCAGCCCGCTGCCGCCCGACATCCGCCTGATGAATGCGGTGACGGCGGTCTTGCTGCTGGGCGCGCTGCTATTGGCCGCGGGTCTGAGCCTGCGCTGGGTGTCCCGCCTGCCGGTGTTCGCCATCCGCGCCATCCAGGTGGAGGGTGATGTCTCACGCAACAGCGCTGCGTCCTTGCGCGCCAATGCCTTGCCCCAGCTTTCGGGCTCCTTCCTGAGCATGAGCTTGCAGCAGGGGCGCGAGGCCTTTGAGGCCGTGCCCTGGGTGCGCCGTGCCGTGGTGCAGCGGGTGTGGCCGAACCAGCTCAAGGTGCAGCTGGAAGAGCACAAGCCTGCCGCTTACTGGGAAACTAAGGCCGAAGGGGCGGATGCCAACAGCGACGCCACCGTTGAGCGCCGCCTGGTCAACAGCTTCGGTGAGGTGTTCCAGGCCAACCTCGGTGATGTCGAGGATGAAGATCTGCCGGTGCTGGCAGGCCCGGCCGGTACGGCCGCCAGCATGCTGCACATGTGGCAACGCCTGCAGCAAGCCAGCCGCGCCATGGATGACAGCATCGATCGGCTCGATCTGTCCGGCCGGGGCTCCTGGCGCATCACCCTGGACAAGGGCGCGGTGATCGAGCTGGGCCGTGGTGAGGAAGACGAGGTGCTGGCCCGCTACGCGCAGCTGGTGCGCACGGTGACCCAGCTGACCTCACGCTTCCAGGCGCCGCTTTTGTCTGCCGATCTGCGTCACGCCGATGGTTATGCCGTGCGATTGCAGGGCTACTCCACCGTCGCCAAACCCGTCAAATCCAACAAACCGGCAGTCGCCGCGGCCAAACCCGCCGCAGCCGGCGCCGGAACCATAAGAAACTGA